In a single window of the Flavobacterium sp. W4I14 genome:
- a CDS encoding apolipoprotein D and lipocalin family protein (product_source=KO:K03098; cath_funfam=2.40.128.20; cog=COG3040; ko=KO:K03098; pfam=PF08212; superfamily=50814; transmembrane_helix_parts=Inside_1_4,TMhelix_5_27,Outside_28_179) codes for MNKRYPILFLALGVGVIAINLISCVSIPKGATAVKPFKKDKYLGKWYEIARMDFKFEKDLNNVTATYSLKDDCSIKVDNRGYNYVKKEWKQSVGKAKFVNESNEGRLKVSFFGPFYAGYNVIEIDTDYQYALIAGNNLKYLWILSRNKSIPENIKQQYLKKAQSLGYDTATLVWTKQDQ; via the coding sequence ATGAATAAAAGATATCCGATATTATTCCTGGCTTTAGGCGTTGGTGTTATAGCGATAAACCTAATTTCCTGTGTGTCTATTCCAAAGGGAGCCACTGCTGTTAAGCCATTTAAAAAAGACAAATACCTGGGCAAGTGGTATGAGATTGCACGAATGGATTTTAAGTTCGAAAAAGATCTTAATAATGTAACGGCTACCTACTCGCTTAAAGATGACTGCAGTATCAAGGTAGATAACCGCGGCTACAATTATGTTAAAAAGGAATGGAAACAGAGCGTTGGTAAAGCAAAATTTGTGAATGAAAGCAACGAAGGAAGATTAAAAGTTTCGTTCTTTGGTCCGTTTTACGCAGGTTATAATGTAATCGAGATCGACACAGATTATCAATATGCTTTAATAGCTGGCAACAACCTAAAATATCTCTGGATTTTATCCAGAAACAAAAGCATTCCGGAAAACATTAAACAGCAATATTTAAAAAAGGCACAAAGCTTAGGTTATGATACTGCTACTTTAGTTTGGACCAAACAGGATCAATAG
- a CDS encoding 3-hexulose-6-phosphate synthase (product_source=KO:K08093; cath_funfam=3.20.20.70; cog=COG0269; ko=KO:K08093; pfam=PF00215; smart=SM00934; superfamily=51366; tigrfam=TIGR03128), producing MAKLQVAIDLLTTAEALALAAKVAPYVDIIELGTPLIKNMGSSVITAMKEAHPDKLVFADLKTADAGELEADIAFKAGADLVTVMGAAGNATIIGAVKAAKAHGKGVVVDTIGYPDRVRRAKEVTALGVEFVELHAGLDEQWTAGYSIQVLIDEAAKAGVPVSIAGGVNIDNVTAVIQAGAIVAVAGAAIYSAEDPAAAAKALREAIDAA from the coding sequence ATGGCAAAATTACAAGTAGCAATAGATTTATTAACAACAGCAGAAGCCTTGGCACTGGCAGCAAAAGTAGCTCCATACGTAGATATTATTGAATTGGGTACTCCATTGATCAAGAATATGGGTTCTTCAGTAATTACCGCAATGAAAGAAGCACATCCTGATAAACTGGTTTTTGCAGATTTAAAAACTGCAGATGCGGGTGAATTAGAAGCTGATATCGCTTTCAAAGCAGGAGCAGATCTGGTTACCGTAATGGGTGCTGCAGGAAATGCAACGATTATTGGCGCTGTTAAAGCGGCAAAAGCACATGGAAAAGGCGTAGTGGTAGATACCATTGGTTATCCTGATCGTGTTAGAAGAGCGAAGGAAGTTACTGCGTTAGGTGTTGAATTTGTAGAACTACATGCTGGTTTAGATGAGCAGTGGACGGCCGGTTACTCAATCCAGGTATTAATTGATGAGGCCGCAAAAGCTGGCGTTCCGGTTTCTATCGCTGGTGGGGTAAATATCGATAACGTTACCGCAGTTATACAGGCAGGTGCTATCGTAGCCGTTGCAGGTGCTGCAATTTATAGCGCTGAAGATCCTGCTGCTGCAGCAAAGGCACTTCGTGAAGCAATTGATGCTGCATAG
- a CDS encoding 6-phospho-3-hexuloisomerase (product_source=KO:K08094; cath_funfam=3.40.50.10490; cog=COG0794; ko=KO:K08094; pfam=PF01380; superfamily=53697; tigrfam=TIGR03127) yields the protein MDLKAPIEITDSQTVIDTLDNQQLAWNLQMNLDKIIEENTRLSKQLELDQLIPFVYHIQQAKRIFITAAGRSGFAMQSAAMRLMHLGLTVYYVGDTTSPAIEAGDLLIAASGSGTTGSIVRAAEKSKAVGAEVVAITSNAGSLLAKLASHVVLVPAAEKEDHSTKVSSQYAGSLFEQFLLLLNDAVFQSLWKLSGQAAETLWKRHANLE from the coding sequence ATGGATTTGAAAGCACCCATAGAAATTACAGATAGCCAAACAGTGATAGATACCCTTGATAACCAGCAGTTGGCCTGGAATCTGCAAATGAACCTGGATAAGATTATCGAGGAGAATACCCGTTTGTCTAAACAGCTGGAATTAGACCAACTGATCCCTTTTGTATACCACATTCAGCAGGCAAAGCGGATTTTTATTACTGCTGCAGGTCGTTCGGGTTTTGCTATGCAGTCGGCAGCAATGCGTTTAATGCATCTTGGGCTTACTGTTTATTATGTTGGCGATACGACAAGTCCGGCAATTGAAGCGGGCGATTTATTAATTGCCGCCTCAGGTTCAGGAACAACCGGATCGATTGTAAGGGCGGCAGAAAAATCGAAAGCCGTAGGTGCTGAAGTGGTAGCCATTACCAGTAATGCCGGATCATTACTGGCAAAACTGGCCAGCCATGTGGTGTTGGTGCCTGCTGCGGAAAAAGAAGACCATAGTACGAAAGTATCTAGCCAATATGCAGGAAGCCTGTTTGAACAGTTTTTGCTTTTGCTCAATGATGCCGTTTTTCAATCGCTTTGGAAACTGAGCGGACAAGCGGCAGAAACGCTTTGGAAAAGACACGCCAACCTTGAATAA
- a CDS encoding AraC family transcriptional activator of pobA (product_source=KO:K18954; cath_funfam=1.10.10.60; cog=COG2207; ko=KO:K18954; pfam=PF12833; smart=SM00342; superfamily=46689) — protein sequence MFNFNIMSLSSEVTHLEKSIIYIRDLSNCPPSYLNDPGRKEFFEIVWLKNEEPLHALQESAFDSKGDWIYLIPPYRVHQLNKAGKNGVLISFKRSVLEGEEKEFLLDLFKIFNVQGEFSCLRLNQDTASELSNIYKLIEDEYQKAGNTFIITRALLKVFLLKLIQVKEHEFTSHDVQQKRVYEFLMLLESNYQQVRNTDFYAGKIGISSKRLNQILKEKLNKTGMQIIHDRIILEAKRKIIHSAHTIKEIAYELGFSDRPYFSRFFKKQTGQTPEAFQKEARNHIESKFNTLV from the coding sequence GTGTTTAACTTTAACATTATGAGTTTATCCTCCGAAGTAACACATCTGGAAAAATCGATTATCTATATCCGCGATCTGAGCAATTGCCCGCCCAGTTATCTTAATGACCCGGGCAGAAAAGAGTTCTTCGAAATCGTTTGGTTAAAAAATGAAGAACCCTTACACGCCCTACAAGAATCAGCATTCGACAGTAAAGGAGACTGGATTTACCTCATCCCTCCCTACCGCGTGCATCAGCTTAACAAAGCCGGTAAAAACGGTGTATTAATTTCCTTTAAAAGGTCTGTTCTTGAAGGGGAAGAAAAAGAATTCCTCCTCGATCTGTTTAAGATCTTTAATGTTCAGGGCGAATTTTCCTGTTTAAGGCTAAACCAAGACACCGCTTCTGAGCTTAGCAATATTTACAAATTAATTGAGGATGAATACCAAAAAGCAGGTAATACTTTTATCATTACCAGGGCACTGCTGAAAGTATTTCTATTAAAACTGATCCAGGTAAAAGAACATGAATTTACCAGCCATGATGTACAGCAAAAAAGGGTCTACGAATTTTTGATGTTACTCGAAAGCAATTATCAGCAGGTTAGGAACACTGATTTCTATGCTGGTAAAATCGGCATTAGTTCTAAAAGGTTAAATCAGATTTTAAAAGAAAAACTAAATAAAACAGGAATGCAGATCATCCACGACCGCATTATCTTAGAGGCCAAAAGGAAAATCATCCACAGTGCGCATACCATCAAAGAAATTGCATATGAGCTGGGTTTTTCAGACCGGCCTTATTTTAGCCGTTTCTTTAAAAAACAGACAGGCCAAACGCCCGAAGCGTTTCAAAAAGAGGCCAGAAACCACATCGAATCGAAATTTAATACACTGGTTTAA
- a CDS encoding uncharacterized protein (UPF0218 family) (product_source=COG1909; cog=COG1909), whose protein sequence is MIRLNNDTPNDILQDVKIGDMVTDTFSKTGLVENIEISDDGLYRVYEFHLVTGRTITVKK, encoded by the coding sequence ATGATCAGACTAAACAACGATACACCTAACGATATTCTCCAAGATGTAAAAATTGGCGATATGGTAACCGATACTTTTAGCAAAACCGGCCTTGTAGAAAATATAGAGATTAGCGACGATGGCCTATATCGGGTTTACGAATTTCATCTCGTTACCGGAAGAACCATTACCGTTAAAAAGTAA
- a CDS encoding Gnt-I system high-affinity gluconate transporter (product_source=KO:K06155; cog=COG2610; ko=KO:K06155; pfam=PF02447; tigrfam=TIGR00791; transmembrane_helix_parts=Outside_1_3,TMhelix_4_18,Inside_19_24,TMhelix_25_42,Outside_43_51,TMhelix_52_74,Inside_75_82,TMhelix_83_102,Outside_103_106,TMhelix_107_129,Inside_130_135,TMhelix_136_155,Outside_156_174,TMhelix_175_197,Inside_198_217,TMhelix_218_240,Outside_241_249,TMhelix_250_272,Inside_273_291,TMhelix_292_314,Outside_315_328,TMhelix_329_351,Inside_352_357,TMhelix_358_380,Outside_381_402,TMhelix_403_425,Inside_426_429): protein MSLLILLFGILLLFVLILKKINPMIALIAVAIITGLLLGMPAPKVMSSISNGIGSTLGSMVMVLALGAMMGKLIEDSGSAKKIVFILIGAFGKKNIQWAVLLTGLLVGIPLFYNAGFVVLIPLVFAISATTGVSKLYIGIPMATALSVTHGFLPPHPGPVALAGIFHADIGKTLIYGLTLSVPIAVIAGIYFPRLILKRDLSVTVQNFSINEEENLPSASRSFITALLPVFLIIAGTIGSSFKIDYIGKPLFIFLADPTAALLISVIIALAVQKTSITKAMESCAEGVKSIAMIILIIAAGGAFKQILIDSGVGETVKQLTGGLNLSPLLLAWLITASLRVTLGSATVAALTASGMVLPLIGPGTPPELMVLSVGAGSLMFSHVNDTGFWMFKEYFNLSLKETFSTWTMMESLVSVLGLIGVLVLNQFV from the coding sequence ATGTCATTACTTATCCTACTCTTCGGCATCCTGTTGCTTTTCGTGCTGATCTTGAAAAAGATCAATCCAATGATAGCCCTAATTGCTGTGGCAATTATTACAGGTCTTTTATTGGGAATGCCTGCTCCAAAAGTAATGAGCTCCATTAGCAATGGTATAGGCAGCACGCTAGGCAGCATGGTAATGGTTTTGGCGCTCGGTGCGATGATGGGCAAATTAATTGAAGATAGCGGATCGGCAAAAAAGATTGTTTTCATATTGATCGGGGCTTTCGGCAAAAAGAACATTCAATGGGCCGTGCTGTTAACCGGTTTATTGGTGGGCATTCCTTTGTTTTATAATGCTGGTTTTGTGGTGTTAATCCCTTTAGTTTTTGCCATTTCTGCCACAACAGGAGTATCAAAATTATACATCGGCATCCCGATGGCCACAGCCCTTTCGGTAACACATGGTTTTTTACCGCCCCACCCTGGTCCAGTTGCACTCGCTGGTATTTTCCATGCAGATATCGGTAAAACATTGATTTACGGCTTAACTTTAAGCGTGCCCATTGCGGTTATTGCCGGGATCTATTTCCCACGATTGATTCTGAAACGAGATCTATCGGTAACTGTTCAAAACTTCAGCATCAACGAAGAAGAAAATCTCCCTTCTGCATCAAGGAGTTTCATTACAGCATTGCTGCCCGTGTTTTTAATCATCGCCGGAACCATAGGAAGCAGCTTCAAAATAGATTATATCGGTAAACCGCTGTTTATATTTTTAGCCGATCCTACCGCCGCTTTATTAATTTCGGTTATTATTGCTTTAGCGGTTCAAAAAACTTCCATTACAAAAGCAATGGAATCGTGCGCGGAAGGTGTTAAGAGTATTGCCATGATTATCCTCATTATTGCAGCTGGCGGTGCCTTTAAACAGATTTTGATCGATAGTGGGGTTGGCGAAACCGTAAAACAGCTTACTGGCGGTCTAAATTTATCGCCATTATTACTCGCATGGCTAATCACCGCATCGCTTAGGGTAACCCTGGGTTCAGCAACAGTGGCCGCACTAACCGCATCTGGTATGGTATTGCCTTTAATTGGCCCCGGAACACCTCCAGAATTAATGGTATTATCGGTTGGTGCAGGGAGTTTAATGTTTTCTCATGTAAATGATACAGGTTTCTGGATGTTTAAAGAATACTTTAACCTAAGCCTGAAAGAAACTTTTAGCACCTGGACCATGATGGAAAGCCTGGTTTCTGTTTTAGGGCTTATTGGCGTGTTAGTGCTTAATCAGTTTGTGTAA
- a CDS encoding ferric enterobactin receptor (product_source=KO:K19611; cath_funfam=2.170.130.10; cleavage_site_network=SignalP-noTM; cog=COG1629; ko=KO:K19611; pfam=PF13620,PF14905; superfamily=49452,56935), which produces MKFKLMAFLAVWMNIALTFAQAQTPQSRIYGRVLDVDGKNIEFATAALLKDSVLVKTTFTEKDGLFSFDKLGYGKYLIKVSVVGSPIYQTDTLVLTANQSVINLADIKIKAGATNLKEVNISGQKAFVERKIDRTVVNVDALISNAGTTALDVLSKSPGVNVDQNGVISLKGKSGVAIFIDDKPTYLSGADLDNYLRSLPSSSLDQIELMTNPPAKYDAAGNGGVINIKTKKTKIAGFNGGINVSLNQGELSRSNNSFNFNYRKDKINVFGNLSYNLNNSFTDLDLNRKYKNDDGSAKSYFNQNSYFRRHGNTFNLKTGLDYYASDRTTWGVVLTGMNRISKQVNNNTSNLSNASMQLDSVIRAENIDQIKYQNAGVNLNYRHKFKQAGRELTFDADYLLYRNQTDQTYYNFSYLPSGALKYQDILTGNLPSNIDIYTAKADYSHPLENKWKLDAGVKTAYTKTDNIADYFNTANGKTNADYEKSNHFLYEENINAVYLNMSREGKRFSLQAGLRYENTVSNGHQLGNLIKPDSSFKRTYNSLFPTLYFSYKLDTAGNNQLGLNYGRRIDRPYYQDLNPFFSPLDKFTYYVGNPFLKPSFTQSIELSHTYKNKITTTFGYSWVRDEVNETIEILNGTYYSRPANVGKTRVANVSVNAEIDLTKWVKLNAYVEYAKIVSKTDFYTGFLVTNGSYLRANPNLQFKISPTWNAEVNMRYQSKLSNVQFLLGEVHEFGAAVQKKLSAKSTLKLTANDIFRTRIYNGIINNLANTEANWVNRQDSRSVVVSYSYRFGKAFSSPAKHESSGADAEKNRVKN; this is translated from the coding sequence ATGAAATTTAAGCTCATGGCTTTTTTAGCCGTATGGATGAATATTGCCCTTACCTTTGCTCAAGCCCAAACTCCCCAATCCAGAATTTACGGTCGTGTATTGGATGTCGATGGAAAAAATATAGAATTTGCCACAGCTGCGCTGCTTAAAGATTCGGTGTTGGTTAAAACAACCTTCACCGAAAAGGATGGACTATTTAGCTTCGATAAGCTCGGTTATGGAAAATACCTCATCAAGGTATCGGTTGTAGGTTCGCCTATTTATCAAACCGATACCTTGGTTTTAACGGCCAACCAGTCTGTTATCAATTTGGCCGACATCAAGATCAAAGCTGGGGCAACCAATTTAAAAGAGGTGAATATTTCAGGTCAGAAAGCTTTTGTAGAGCGGAAAATAGACCGTACTGTTGTCAATGTTGATGCTTTGATCTCCAATGCTGGCACAACCGCACTGGATGTGCTGAGTAAATCGCCTGGGGTAAATGTAGATCAGAATGGGGTAATCTCGCTCAAAGGCAAGAGTGGGGTGGCTATTTTCATTGATGATAAACCAACCTATTTATCGGGTGCCGACCTGGATAATTACCTGCGTTCGCTGCCTTCCTCCTCGCTTGATCAGATTGAACTGATGACCAATCCGCCTGCCAAGTACGACGCTGCTGGCAATGGGGGTGTAATTAATATCAAAACCAAGAAAACCAAAATCGCTGGGTTTAATGGGGGGATTAATGTGAGTTTAAATCAAGGCGAATTAAGTCGCTCGAACAACAGTTTCAACTTTAATTACCGCAAGGATAAGATCAACGTTTTTGGTAACCTGAGTTATAATTTAAATAACAGTTTTACCGATCTTGATCTGAACCGCAAATATAAAAATGACGATGGTAGTGCCAAATCCTACTTCAATCAGAATTCTTATTTCCGCAGGCATGGCAATACTTTTAATTTGAAAACAGGGCTTGATTATTATGCATCAGACCGCACAACCTGGGGCGTGGTACTTACCGGGATGAACCGGATTTCGAAGCAGGTAAACAACAATACCAGTAATCTGTCTAATGCTTCGATGCAATTGGATTCGGTCATCAGGGCTGAAAATATCGATCAGATCAAATACCAGAATGCAGGTGTGAATTTAAATTACAGGCACAAATTTAAGCAGGCAGGACGAGAATTGACCTTTGATGCCGATTATCTGCTTTACCGAAATCAAACCGATCAAACTTACTACAACTTCAGTTACCTGCCCAGTGGAGCCTTAAAATACCAGGATATTTTAACAGGTAACCTGCCTTCAAATATTGATATCTATACCGCTAAAGCTGATTATTCGCATCCACTGGAAAATAAGTGGAAGCTTGATGCGGGTGTTAAAACCGCTTATACCAAAACCGATAACATTGCCGATTACTTTAATACCGCAAACGGGAAAACCAATGCCGATTATGAAAAGAGCAATCACTTTTTATATGAAGAAAACATCAATGCGGTTTACCTGAACATGAGCCGGGAAGGAAAGCGGTTTTCGCTTCAGGCTGGCTTGAGGTATGAAAATACGGTTTCTAACGGACATCAATTGGGCAATCTGATCAAACCCGATTCGAGTTTTAAAAGAACCTATAACAGTTTATTTCCAACGCTTTATTTCTCCTATAAACTCGATACAGCAGGAAACAATCAACTGGGGCTTAATTATGGAAGAAGGATCGATCGGCCATATTATCAGGACCTTAATCCATTTTTTTCTCCTTTGGATAAGTTTACTTATTATGTTGGCAATCCTTTTTTAAAGCCTTCTTTTACACAAAGCATCGAACTGTCGCATACTTATAAAAATAAGATTACCACAACTTTTGGCTATAGCTGGGTAAGAGATGAGGTGAATGAAACCATCGAAATTTTAAATGGCACCTATTACAGCAGGCCGGCAAACGTGGGTAAAACAAGAGTGGCCAATGTTTCTGTAAATGCAGAGATCGACCTCACCAAATGGGTTAAACTGAATGCTTATGTGGAGTATGCAAAAATAGTTTCAAAAACAGATTTCTATACAGGTTTTTTGGTTACCAATGGAAGTTATTTAAGAGCAAATCCGAATTTGCAGTTCAAAATCAGTCCGACCTGGAATGCAGAGGTAAATATGCGTTACCAGAGTAAACTATCTAATGTACAGTTTTTATTGGGTGAAGTACATGAGTTCGGTGCAGCGGTGCAGAAAAAACTTTCAGCAAAAAGTACCTTGAAATTAACCGCTAACGATATTTTCAGAACCCGTATTTATAATGGTATAATCAATAATCTGGCAAACACAGAAGCAAACTGGGTTAACCGTCAGGATTCGAGATCGGTAGTGGTAAGTTATAGTTACCGTTTTGGTAAGGCTTTTTCTTCGCCGGCTAAACATGAGTCTTCTGGTGCCGATGCAGAAAAGAATAGGGTTAAGAATTAA